From the genome of Papaver somniferum cultivar HN1 chromosome 2, ASM357369v1, whole genome shotgun sequence, one region includes:
- the LOC113352939 gene encoding cold-regulated 413 inner membrane protein 1, chloroplastic-like has protein sequence MLSLALCNSNPQFHLHSYNKNNLSNSQLIRSQHQPKQNLKLGLPFSSSSSSSSFSLNHNQNPLKFNNQMTRKRNGKSLGAVCYQSTASLLAPPNLQWACVIASAVLMVVKGTAIPKSVLVPLFILQAPREIFNWIKGEYGVWTIFLALAVKLFYYIPSQLELPLYAMLFVIVSPYQVADLRGTEAGSLISLCIAGFLAFQHFRGVGDVKKGFEQNSILATVGIICITLAPLLLLVGSRV, from the coding sequence ATGTTGTCTCTTGCACTCTGCAACTCAAACCCACAGTTTCATCTCCACTCTTACAACAAGAATAATCTCTCTAATTCTCAGTTGATTAGATCACAACACCAACCAAAACAAAATCTAAAACTAGGGttacccttttcttcttcttcttcttcttcttcattttcactaAATCACAACCAGAATCCCCTTAAATTTAACAATCAGATGACGAGAAAGAGAAATGGAAAATCACTTGGAGCAGTTTGTTACCAGTCAACTGCTTCATTGTTGGCTCCTCCAAACCTTCAATGGGCTTGTGTGATTGCTTCAGCTGTTTTAATGGTTGTAAAAGGAACTGCAATTCCAAAATCAGTTCTTGTTCCTTTGTTTATCTTACAAGCACCTAGGGAGATCTTTAATTGGATCAAGGGTGAATATGGTGTTTGGACAATTTTCTTGGCTCTTGCCGTTAAACTGTTTTATTATATTCCATCACAATTGGAATTACCGCTTTATGCaatgttgtttgtgattgttTCTCCTTATCAAGTAGCTGATCTAAGAGGAACCGAAGCTGGTTCTCTTATTTCTCTGTGCATTGCAGGGTTCTTGGCTTTTCAGCATTTCAGAGGGGTAGGAGATGTAAAGAAAGGATTTGAGCAAAATTCTATTCTTGCTACTGTTGGTATTATCTGTATTACTCTTGCTCCATTGTTGCTTTTGG